A single Microtus ochrogaster isolate Prairie Vole_2 linkage group LG3, MicOch1.0, whole genome shotgun sequence DNA region contains:
- the Asxl2 gene encoding putative Polycomb group protein ASXL2 isoform X1, whose product MREKGRRKKGRTWAEAAKTVLEKYPNTPMSHKEILQVIQREGLKEIRSGTSPLACLNAMLHTNSRGEEGIFYKVPGRMGVYTLKKDVPDGVKELSEGSEESSDGQSDSQSSENSSSSDGGSNKEGRKSRWKRKVSSRLSQPSSPQSGCPSPTIPASKVISPSQKHSKKALKQALKQQQQKKQQQQQCRSSMSISNQHLSLKTVKAASDSLPAKPALWEGKQSDGQSSSPQNSNSSFSPSVKVDSSLLGLGKKSFQRSDRLHTRQMKRTKCADIDVETPDSILVNTNLRALINKHTFSLLPGDCQQRLLLLLPEVDRQVGPDGLMKLNGSALNNEFFTSAAQGWKERLSEGEFTPEMQVRIRQEIEKEKKVEPWKEQFFESYYGQSSGLSLEDSQKLTASPSDSKVKKSPAEEPKSIFPSEASPAGNFPIVPHSECKEEAVQIPSPFRKEVENQEEAQPNSASPEPILASASNTNELITMTSVKCPKHEGLLEQKHVVCAEQESEKENQATTTSNYNKSENQEATSPSKSKTSGLEKPITKPVAEAGPLDPDVKISPKSLADQIPESLKRKSSLTQEEAASSWEKRLRITENHHHHHQQPFQVSPQPFLNRGDRVQVRKVPPLKIPVSRISPMLFSTSQVSPRARFPISITSPYRTGARTLADIKAKAQLVKAQRAAAAAAAAAAAAASVGGTIPGPGPGGGHSPREGGERKTGAGGSPGSDRVSTTGKGPTLELAGTGSRGGMRELLPCGPQPETHTPGQSQPPGVSGAQLQQTSSVPTAHTISGACTSLPLPAHIEKLNSGKLNPHQATATAASPCHSQDLSSYRQEKAPSPEGPALISTASPVCFVADGTVEHKAGSNKNAPKPSASAKVAASARLDMTSPSATSLLTTASLEKLSVPPVSGTAASTGSASSSSTLPAASSLKSPGTSANMNGPISRPSSSIPANNPLVTQLLQGKDVPMEQILPKPLTKVEMKTVPLTTKEEKWVGAFPGSSVMEGSTREEVNGRQAYLALQQLGKPLQSKQLPQVPRPVFEAKDSCSDTHQYPEGLSKTTQDQLFQTLIQRTQRQSVLSFVPPSQFNFAHSGFQLEDISTRQKFMLGFAGRRTSKPAMAGHYLLNISTYGRVSESVRRTHSVNPEEPFCLSSPTENLRMGYADCKNTTGDSSSSSKDDETDEESVGDEKEPVSVKEEPWASQSSGKHLHSGETPSTIDCLASKNGKAEAPMSEQTTAGKENCIFSRGQTFDEKTLPRDFIQAAHKQMAHGVRGKTVCSSPEIFNSTALSLPADSPTHQPLLLPPLQTPKLYGSPTQIGPSYRGMINVSASSDMDHSSAPPGSQVSSNVGDVMSFSVTVTTIPASQAMNPSSHSQTLPVQAFPDENSIEDAPSKCYCRLKAMIMCKGCGAFCHDDCIGPSKLCVSCLVVR is encoded by the exons TATCATCTAGACTGTCACAGCCATCCTCTCCCCAGTCGGGCTGCCCATCACCCACCATTCCAGCAAGTAAAGTCATTTCTCCATCACAGAAGCACAGCAAGAAGGCGTTAAAGCAG GCCCTGAAGCAGCAACaacagaagaagcagcagcagcagcaatgcaGGTCAAGCATGTCCATCTCCAATCAACACCTCTCTCTCAAGACTGTCAAAGCAGCCAGTGATTCTCTACCTGCCAAACCCG ctcTATGGGAAGGAAAGCAATCTGATGGACAGTCAAGCAGTCCCCAGAACTCAAACTCCAGCTTTTCTCCCTCAGTGAAAGTGGACAGTTCTCTTCTAGGCTTGGGGAAGAAGTCTTTCCAGAGGTCTGACAGACTTCACACAA GACAAATGAAAAGGACTAAATGTGCTGACATTGATGTTGAGACCCCCGACTCCATTCTGGTTAATACTAATCTTCGCGCACTAATTAACAAGCACACCTTTTCACTTCTTCCTGGAGATTGCCAGCAGCGCCTGCTTTTACTGCTTCCAGAGGTGGATCGACAG GTTGGTCCAGATGGGCTGATGAAATTAAATGGCTCAGCCCTTAACAATGAGTTCTTCACCTCTGCAGCTCAGGGCTGGAAGGAAAGACTCTCAGAAG GTGAATTTACTCCTGAAATGCAGGTGAGAATTCGTCAAGAgattgagaaggaaaagaaggtagAGCCATGGAAGGAACAATTCTTTGAAAGCTACTATGGTCAGAG TTCTGGCTTAAGCCTTGAAGATTCACAGAAACTGACAGCTTCCCCTAGTGATTCCAAAGTAAAGAAAAGCCCTGCTGAGGAACCAAAATCCATATTTCCTTCAGAGGCCTCTCCTGCCGGAAACTTCCCAATAGTTCCCCATTCAGAGTGTAAAGAAGAAGCAGTGCAAATACCATCACCATtcagaaaagaagtagaaaaccAAGAGGAGGCACAGCCAAAttctgcatccccagaacccatccTTGCGTCAGCCAGCAATACAAATGAGCTTATCACCATGACGTCCGTCAAGTGCCCTAAACATGAGGGACTCTTAGAGCAGAAGCATGTTGTCTGTGCTGAACAAGAgtctgagaaagaaaatcaagccaCCACAACTTCTAATTATAACAAAAGCGAGAACCAAGAAGCTACATCCCCAAGCAAATCTAAAACTTCTGGGTTAGAAAAGCCTATAACAAAGCCTGTGGCAGAAGCTGGTCCACTGGACCCAGATGTAAAGATATCTCCAAAGTCTCTTGCTGATCAGATCCCAGAAAGTCTGAAAAGGAAATCTTCTCTTACCCAAGAAGAGGCTGCTAGCAGCTGGGAGAAAAGACTACGTATCACTGaaaaccaccatcaccatcaccagcaGCCATTTCAGGTCTCGCCACAGCCCTTTCTTAATAGAGGGGACAGGGTACAGGTGCGAAAAGTACCACCTCTCAAG ATCCCGGTCTCCAGAATCTCCCCGATGCTGTTTTCTACATCGCAGGTCTCTCCCAGGGCTCGTTTTCCAATCTCCATCACTAGTCCTTACAGAACAGGAGCCAGAACTCTTGCAGACATCAAAGCAAAAGCCCAGTTGGTCAAAGCACAGAGGGCAGCAGCCGCAGCAGccgctgcagctgctgcagccgcCTCAGTTGGAGGGACCATTCCAGGACCTGGCCCCGGGGGTGGACACAGTCCAAGAGAGGGTGGCGAAAGGAAAACTGGTGCAGGAGGGAGTCCAGGCTCAGACAGAGTCAGCACAACTGGAAAGGGTCCCACACTGGAGCTGGCAGGAACTGGAAGCAGGGGAGGTATGCGAGAGCTTTTACCCTGTGGTCCCCAGCCTGAGACCCATACACCAGGCCAGTCCCAGCCTCCTGGTGTCTCTGGAGCACAATTACAGCAAACCTCCTCAGTGCCTACAGCACATACCATCAGTGGAGCATGCACAAGCCTCCCATTACCAGCCCACATAGAGAAACTAAACAGTGGGAAACTGAACCCCCACCAGGCAACAGCCACAGCGGCCTCTCCTTGCCACTCACAAGACCTGAGTAGTTACAGACAGGAaaaagctccttctccagaaggGCCTGCTCTCATCTCAACggcttcacctgtttgttttgtaGCTGATGGCACAGTTGAACACAAAGCAGGTTCTAATAAGAATGCACCGAAGCCTTCAGCCTCAGCAAAGGTAGCTGCTTCTGCTCGACTGGATATGACTTCCCCCTCTGCAACATCCTTATTGACAACAGCCAGTTTAGAAAAACTCTCTGTACCCCCAGTCAGTGGAACTGCAGCATCTACTGGATCAGCTTCATCCTCAAGCACCTTGCCAGCAGCTTCTAGCCTTAAATCCCCAGGAACTTCTGCAAATATGAACGGACCCATTTCAAGACCAAGTTCTAGTATCCCTGCTAATAACCCTTTAGTTACTCAGCTGCTCCAGGGCAAAGATGTTCCCATGGAGCAAATTCTGCCTAAACCTCTCACCAAAGTTGAAATGAAAACAGTCCCACTGACTACGAAAGAGGAGAAGTGGGTAGGAGCATTCCCTGGTTCCAGTGTGATGGAAGGCAGCACCAGAGAGGAAGTTAATGGCAGGCAGGCCTATCTGGCTCTCCAGCAGCTGGGGAAACCCTTGCAGAGTAAGCAGCTTCCCCAGGTCCCAAGGCCAGTCTTCGAAGCTAAGGACTCTTGCAGTGACACTCACCAGTACCCAGAAGGACTAAGTAAAACAACTCAAGATCAGCTTTTTCAGACTCTCATCCAGAGGACTCAGAGACAGAGCGTTCTCTCATTTGTGCCACCCTCTCAGTTCAACTTTGCTCACTCAGGTTTCCAATTGGAAGACATATCCACAAGGCAGAAATTTATGCTGGGCTTTGCTGGCAGGAGGACATCCAAGCCTGCAATGGCAGGTCACTATTTACTTAATATTTCCACCTATGGCCGGGTGTCAGAGAGTGTTAGGAGGACCCATTCTGTAAATCCTGAGGAACCATTTTGTCTAAGTAGCCCCACTGAAAACTTGAGAATGGGCTATGCAGATTGTAAAAACACAActggagacagcagcagcagcagcaaagacGATGAAACTGATGAAGAGAGTGTGGGAGATGAGAAAGAGCCTGTGTCAGTGAAGGAGGAGCCCTGGGCTTCTCAGAGTTCTGGCAAGCATCTCCACAGTGGGGAAACTCCATCCACCATTGATTGTTTAGCTAGCAAGAATGGTAAGGCTGAGGCACCGATGAGTGAGCAAACCACTGCAGGCAAGGAGAATTGCATATTCTCTAGAGGCCAAACATTTGATGAAAAGACCCTACCCAGAGATTTTATTCAGGCAGCACATAAACAAATGGCTCACGGTGTGAGAGGTAAGACAGTATGTAGCAGCCCCGAAATTTTCAATTCTactgctctttctctccctgcagaCAGTCCCACACACCAGCCTCTGCTCCTTCCACCACTGCAAACCCCCAAATTGTATGGAAGCCCCACACAGATAGGGCCAAGCTATAGAGGCATGATCAATGTCTCCGCCTCATCAGACATGGACCATAGCTCTGCTCCACCAGGTAGTCAGGTATCTAGCAATGTTGGGGATGTTATGTCATTTTCAGTGACTGTCACGACTATCCCTGCTAGCCAAGCTAtgaatcccagcagccacagccaGACACTTCCTGTTCAGGCCTTTCCTGATGAGAACAGCATTGAGGACGCGCCTTCGAAATGTTACTGCCGGTTGAAAGCCATGATCATGTGCAAGGGATGTGGAGCTTTCTGTCATGATGATTGCATTGGGCCCTCCAAACTGTGTGTATCCTGCCTCGTCGTCCGATAA
- the Asxl2 gene encoding putative Polycomb group protein ASXL2 isoform X2, whose translation MSISNQHLSLKTVKAASDSLPAKPALWEGKQSDGQSSSPQNSNSSFSPSVKVDSSLLGLGKKSFQRSDRLHTRQMKRTKCADIDVETPDSILVNTNLRALINKHTFSLLPGDCQQRLLLLLPEVDRQVGPDGLMKLNGSALNNEFFTSAAQGWKERLSEGEFTPEMQVRIRQEIEKEKKVEPWKEQFFESYYGQSSGLSLEDSQKLTASPSDSKVKKSPAEEPKSIFPSEASPAGNFPIVPHSECKEEAVQIPSPFRKEVENQEEAQPNSASPEPILASASNTNELITMTSVKCPKHEGLLEQKHVVCAEQESEKENQATTTSNYNKSENQEATSPSKSKTSGLEKPITKPVAEAGPLDPDVKISPKSLADQIPESLKRKSSLTQEEAASSWEKRLRITENHHHHHQQPFQVSPQPFLNRGDRVQVRKVPPLKIPVSRISPMLFSTSQVSPRARFPISITSPYRTGARTLADIKAKAQLVKAQRAAAAAAAAAAAAASVGGTIPGPGPGGGHSPREGGERKTGAGGSPGSDRVSTTGKGPTLELAGTGSRGGMRELLPCGPQPETHTPGQSQPPGVSGAQLQQTSSVPTAHTISGACTSLPLPAHIEKLNSGKLNPHQATATAASPCHSQDLSSYRQEKAPSPEGPALISTASPVCFVADGTVEHKAGSNKNAPKPSASAKVAASARLDMTSPSATSLLTTASLEKLSVPPVSGTAASTGSASSSSTLPAASSLKSPGTSANMNGPISRPSSSIPANNPLVTQLLQGKDVPMEQILPKPLTKVEMKTVPLTTKEEKWVGAFPGSSVMEGSTREEVNGRQAYLALQQLGKPLQSKQLPQVPRPVFEAKDSCSDTHQYPEGLSKTTQDQLFQTLIQRTQRQSVLSFVPPSQFNFAHSGFQLEDISTRQKFMLGFAGRRTSKPAMAGHYLLNISTYGRVSESVRRTHSVNPEEPFCLSSPTENLRMGYADCKNTTGDSSSSSKDDETDEESVGDEKEPVSVKEEPWASQSSGKHLHSGETPSTIDCLASKNGKAEAPMSEQTTAGKENCIFSRGQTFDEKTLPRDFIQAAHKQMAHGVRGKTVCSSPEIFNSTALSLPADSPTHQPLLLPPLQTPKLYGSPTQIGPSYRGMINVSASSDMDHSSAPPGSQVSSNVGDVMSFSVTVTTIPASQAMNPSSHSQTLPVQAFPDENSIEDAPSKCYCRLKAMIMCKGCGAFCHDDCIGPSKLCVSCLVVR comes from the exons ATGTCCATCTCCAATCAACACCTCTCTCTCAAGACTGTCAAAGCAGCCAGTGATTCTCTACCTGCCAAACCCG ctcTATGGGAAGGAAAGCAATCTGATGGACAGTCAAGCAGTCCCCAGAACTCAAACTCCAGCTTTTCTCCCTCAGTGAAAGTGGACAGTTCTCTTCTAGGCTTGGGGAAGAAGTCTTTCCAGAGGTCTGACAGACTTCACACAA GACAAATGAAAAGGACTAAATGTGCTGACATTGATGTTGAGACCCCCGACTCCATTCTGGTTAATACTAATCTTCGCGCACTAATTAACAAGCACACCTTTTCACTTCTTCCTGGAGATTGCCAGCAGCGCCTGCTTTTACTGCTTCCAGAGGTGGATCGACAG GTTGGTCCAGATGGGCTGATGAAATTAAATGGCTCAGCCCTTAACAATGAGTTCTTCACCTCTGCAGCTCAGGGCTGGAAGGAAAGACTCTCAGAAG GTGAATTTACTCCTGAAATGCAGGTGAGAATTCGTCAAGAgattgagaaggaaaagaaggtagAGCCATGGAAGGAACAATTCTTTGAAAGCTACTATGGTCAGAG TTCTGGCTTAAGCCTTGAAGATTCACAGAAACTGACAGCTTCCCCTAGTGATTCCAAAGTAAAGAAAAGCCCTGCTGAGGAACCAAAATCCATATTTCCTTCAGAGGCCTCTCCTGCCGGAAACTTCCCAATAGTTCCCCATTCAGAGTGTAAAGAAGAAGCAGTGCAAATACCATCACCATtcagaaaagaagtagaaaaccAAGAGGAGGCACAGCCAAAttctgcatccccagaacccatccTTGCGTCAGCCAGCAATACAAATGAGCTTATCACCATGACGTCCGTCAAGTGCCCTAAACATGAGGGACTCTTAGAGCAGAAGCATGTTGTCTGTGCTGAACAAGAgtctgagaaagaaaatcaagccaCCACAACTTCTAATTATAACAAAAGCGAGAACCAAGAAGCTACATCCCCAAGCAAATCTAAAACTTCTGGGTTAGAAAAGCCTATAACAAAGCCTGTGGCAGAAGCTGGTCCACTGGACCCAGATGTAAAGATATCTCCAAAGTCTCTTGCTGATCAGATCCCAGAAAGTCTGAAAAGGAAATCTTCTCTTACCCAAGAAGAGGCTGCTAGCAGCTGGGAGAAAAGACTACGTATCACTGaaaaccaccatcaccatcaccagcaGCCATTTCAGGTCTCGCCACAGCCCTTTCTTAATAGAGGGGACAGGGTACAGGTGCGAAAAGTACCACCTCTCAAG ATCCCGGTCTCCAGAATCTCCCCGATGCTGTTTTCTACATCGCAGGTCTCTCCCAGGGCTCGTTTTCCAATCTCCATCACTAGTCCTTACAGAACAGGAGCCAGAACTCTTGCAGACATCAAAGCAAAAGCCCAGTTGGTCAAAGCACAGAGGGCAGCAGCCGCAGCAGccgctgcagctgctgcagccgcCTCAGTTGGAGGGACCATTCCAGGACCTGGCCCCGGGGGTGGACACAGTCCAAGAGAGGGTGGCGAAAGGAAAACTGGTGCAGGAGGGAGTCCAGGCTCAGACAGAGTCAGCACAACTGGAAAGGGTCCCACACTGGAGCTGGCAGGAACTGGAAGCAGGGGAGGTATGCGAGAGCTTTTACCCTGTGGTCCCCAGCCTGAGACCCATACACCAGGCCAGTCCCAGCCTCCTGGTGTCTCTGGAGCACAATTACAGCAAACCTCCTCAGTGCCTACAGCACATACCATCAGTGGAGCATGCACAAGCCTCCCATTACCAGCCCACATAGAGAAACTAAACAGTGGGAAACTGAACCCCCACCAGGCAACAGCCACAGCGGCCTCTCCTTGCCACTCACAAGACCTGAGTAGTTACAGACAGGAaaaagctccttctccagaaggGCCTGCTCTCATCTCAACggcttcacctgtttgttttgtaGCTGATGGCACAGTTGAACACAAAGCAGGTTCTAATAAGAATGCACCGAAGCCTTCAGCCTCAGCAAAGGTAGCTGCTTCTGCTCGACTGGATATGACTTCCCCCTCTGCAACATCCTTATTGACAACAGCCAGTTTAGAAAAACTCTCTGTACCCCCAGTCAGTGGAACTGCAGCATCTACTGGATCAGCTTCATCCTCAAGCACCTTGCCAGCAGCTTCTAGCCTTAAATCCCCAGGAACTTCTGCAAATATGAACGGACCCATTTCAAGACCAAGTTCTAGTATCCCTGCTAATAACCCTTTAGTTACTCAGCTGCTCCAGGGCAAAGATGTTCCCATGGAGCAAATTCTGCCTAAACCTCTCACCAAAGTTGAAATGAAAACAGTCCCACTGACTACGAAAGAGGAGAAGTGGGTAGGAGCATTCCCTGGTTCCAGTGTGATGGAAGGCAGCACCAGAGAGGAAGTTAATGGCAGGCAGGCCTATCTGGCTCTCCAGCAGCTGGGGAAACCCTTGCAGAGTAAGCAGCTTCCCCAGGTCCCAAGGCCAGTCTTCGAAGCTAAGGACTCTTGCAGTGACACTCACCAGTACCCAGAAGGACTAAGTAAAACAACTCAAGATCAGCTTTTTCAGACTCTCATCCAGAGGACTCAGAGACAGAGCGTTCTCTCATTTGTGCCACCCTCTCAGTTCAACTTTGCTCACTCAGGTTTCCAATTGGAAGACATATCCACAAGGCAGAAATTTATGCTGGGCTTTGCTGGCAGGAGGACATCCAAGCCTGCAATGGCAGGTCACTATTTACTTAATATTTCCACCTATGGCCGGGTGTCAGAGAGTGTTAGGAGGACCCATTCTGTAAATCCTGAGGAACCATTTTGTCTAAGTAGCCCCACTGAAAACTTGAGAATGGGCTATGCAGATTGTAAAAACACAActggagacagcagcagcagcagcaaagacGATGAAACTGATGAAGAGAGTGTGGGAGATGAGAAAGAGCCTGTGTCAGTGAAGGAGGAGCCCTGGGCTTCTCAGAGTTCTGGCAAGCATCTCCACAGTGGGGAAACTCCATCCACCATTGATTGTTTAGCTAGCAAGAATGGTAAGGCTGAGGCACCGATGAGTGAGCAAACCACTGCAGGCAAGGAGAATTGCATATTCTCTAGAGGCCAAACATTTGATGAAAAGACCCTACCCAGAGATTTTATTCAGGCAGCACATAAACAAATGGCTCACGGTGTGAGAGGTAAGACAGTATGTAGCAGCCCCGAAATTTTCAATTCTactgctctttctctccctgcagaCAGTCCCACACACCAGCCTCTGCTCCTTCCACCACTGCAAACCCCCAAATTGTATGGAAGCCCCACACAGATAGGGCCAAGCTATAGAGGCATGATCAATGTCTCCGCCTCATCAGACATGGACCATAGCTCTGCTCCACCAGGTAGTCAGGTATCTAGCAATGTTGGGGATGTTATGTCATTTTCAGTGACTGTCACGACTATCCCTGCTAGCCAAGCTAtgaatcccagcagccacagccaGACACTTCCTGTTCAGGCCTTTCCTGATGAGAACAGCATTGAGGACGCGCCTTCGAAATGTTACTGCCGGTTGAAAGCCATGATCATGTGCAAGGGATGTGGAGCTTTCTGTCATGATGATTGCATTGGGCCCTCCAAACTGTGTGTATCCTGCCTCGTCGTCCGATAA